One part of the bacterium genome encodes these proteins:
- a CDS encoding type II toxin-antitoxin system RelE/ParE family toxin codes for MELSFKDKKLKKTCEDVTLLKRRYGNLQAELIVQRINELLSAESLFDISKLPQVRLHPLKGKLKKCYALDIKHPYRIIITYLNGDSQDLKSISKVMIIEIIDYH; via the coding sequence ATGGAACTCTCCTTTAAAGACAAAAAACTCAAGAAAACCTGCGAAGATGTCACCTTATTAAAGAGGAGATACGGCAATCTTCAAGCAGAATTAATAGTCCAAAGGATTAATGAGTTATTGTCTGCGGAGAGTCTGTTTGATATATCGAAGCTTCCCCAGGTCAGACTCCACCCGTTAAAGGGTAAACTGAAAAAATGTTATGCTTTAGATATCAAACATCCGTATCGAATCATCATCACCTACTTAAATGGAGATTCTCAAGATTTAAAGTCGATAAGCAAGGTTATGATTATTGAAATAATTGATTACCACTAA
- a CDS encoding ATP cone domain-containing protein gives MSKSIAKNIVGDATANKGPIKKIQKRDGGIVPFELERVANAVYKAMVAAEEGTEKDAEYIARKVHSELLKISKLVKNFVPGVEAIQDIVEKELIFEEFAKTAKTYILYREERARLRKVGVGVPEKVRKLTEEGKKYFKNPLAEFVYYRTYSRWMDGEGRRETWIETVDRYMSFMKENIGDKLKETEYGELREAILKQEVMPSMRLMWSSGSAARKNNVCAYNCSFVAPTKLRDFAEIMYLLMSGTGVGYTVESHVVQQLPQIKRQTGKKLTTHVVDDSKNGWADAYVLGLEAWFDGMDVEFDYSNVRPAGARLKTMGGKASGPEPLIALMEFSRAKILKKQGRRLSNIDVHDIVCKVGEVVVSGGVRRSALISLSDLDDHEIRHAKDGQFYLTDPQRMMANNSAVYWQKPSNAEFLDEWVSLMKAGSGERGIFNRGSLQKQVPARRWKTLEKDWDTTGTNPCGEIVLKSKQFCNLSEIVARADDTEESLLKKARLAAILGTYQSTLTNFPYLSKEWKEQCDEDRLLGVSITGQWDSPAVRDANVMKKLREMAVKTNQEYAKRFKVNPSTSVTCVKPSGTVSQLVDASSGMHPRHAPYYIRRIRISSTDNLFKMLQDQGVPYYPEVGQDPKNATTYVLEFPVKAPAGSIFKDDQTAIEQLEYWKMVKENFTEHNPSVTISVGDNEWVEVANWLYSNWDMIGGLSFLPRSNHVYKLAPYEPITKEKYEELAKRFKHIDFSKIVTYESQDDTQGAKELACVSGVCEVDMAPEASEIAKK, from the coding sequence ATGTCAAAATCCATCGCAAAAAATATTGTAGGAGATGCAACAGCCAACAAAGGTCCAATCAAAAAAATTCAGAAACGTGATGGAGGTATTGTTCCATTCGAACTTGAACGGGTTGCGAACGCAGTCTACAAAGCGATGGTTGCGGCGGAAGAGGGGACAGAAAAAGATGCGGAATATATTGCACGAAAGGTGCATTCTGAACTTCTCAAGATCAGTAAATTGGTCAAAAACTTTGTTCCTGGTGTTGAAGCGATTCAAGATATTGTCGAAAAAGAGCTTATTTTTGAAGAGTTTGCGAAGACGGCGAAGACCTACATACTTTATAGAGAAGAGCGTGCTCGTTTGCGAAAAGTTGGTGTTGGTGTTCCCGAGAAAGTTCGCAAACTTACCGAAGAAGGAAAAAAATATTTCAAAAATCCGCTCGCAGAATTTGTATATTATCGCACCTACTCGCGTTGGATGGATGGGGAAGGACGTCGTGAGACTTGGATTGAGACCGTTGATCGTTACATGAGCTTCATGAAAGAAAATATCGGGGACAAACTCAAGGAGACTGAGTACGGCGAGCTTCGCGAAGCAATTTTAAAACAAGAAGTGATGCCATCGATGCGACTCATGTGGAGCTCGGGAAGCGCGGCGAGAAAAAATAATGTGTGCGCATATAATTGTTCATTTGTCGCTCCAACGAAGCTCCGCGATTTCGCCGAGATCATGTACCTACTCATGTCGGGCACTGGTGTCGGTTACACTGTTGAAAGTCATGTTGTGCAGCAGCTTCCGCAGATTAAACGGCAGACAGGGAAAAAATTAACAACTCACGTTGTGGATGACAGTAAGAATGGATGGGCTGATGCATATGTGCTCGGACTTGAAGCATGGTTTGATGGAATGGATGTCGAGTTTGATTATTCAAATGTGCGTCCAGCGGGAGCGCGTTTGAAGACGATGGGTGGAAAAGCGTCAGGACCCGAACCCTTGATCGCGCTCATGGAATTTTCTCGCGCAAAGATTTTAAAGAAACAAGGTCGTCGACTTTCCAACATTGATGTTCACGATATTGTTTGCAAAGTTGGTGAAGTTGTCGTTTCTGGTGGTGTCCGTCGAAGCGCACTTATCTCATTATCTGATCTTGATGACCACGAGATTCGCCATGCCAAGGATGGGCAATTCTATCTTACCGATCCACAGCGCATGATGGCGAACAATTCCGCGGTATATTGGCAGAAGCCATCCAACGCGGAATTCTTGGATGAATGGGTGTCTTTAATGAAAGCAGGTTCAGGAGAGCGGGGCATTTTTAACCGAGGATCGCTTCAAAAACAGGTTCCCGCTCGCCGATGGAAAACTCTTGAAAAAGATTGGGATACCACGGGGACCAATCCATGTGGAGAAATAGTCCTTAAATCAAAGCAATTCTGCAACCTATCCGAGATTGTGGCACGAGCCGATGATACCGAGGAATCCCTTCTCAAAAAGGCTCGATTGGCGGCGATTTTGGGAACCTACCAATCGACACTCACTAATTTCCCCTATCTTTCAAAAGAATGGAAAGAGCAATGCGACGAAGATCGTCTTCTTGGGGTGTCAATCACCGGTCAATGGGACAGCCCAGCGGTTCGTGATGCGAATGTTATGAAAAAATTGCGCGAGATGGCAGTAAAGACAAATCAAGAATATGCAAAACGTTTTAAAGTAAATCCTTCTACGTCGGTCACCTGCGTCAAGCCGTCTGGGACAGTATCTCAATTAGTTGATGCATCATCAGGAATGCATCCGCGTCACGCTCCATACTATATCCGCCGCATCAGAATTTCTTCGACTGATAATCTTTTCAAAATGCTTCAAGATCAAGGTGTACCGTATTATCCAGAAGTAGGGCAGGATCCCAAGAACGCAACGACCTATGTTTTGGAATTTCCTGTCAAAGCGCCGGCAGGTTCTATATTCAAAGATGACCAGACCGCGATCGAGCAACTTGAGTATTGGAAAATGGTGAAAGAGAATTTCACCGAACACAATCCGTCAGTCACGATTTCCGTGGGGGATAATGAATGGGTTGAGGTGGCAAACTGGCTCTATTCAAATTGGGATATGATCGGCGGGCTTTCATTTCTGCCGAGAAGCAATCACGTATATAAACTTGCGCCCTACGAGCCAATTACGAAAGAGAAATATGAAGAACTTGCAAAACGGTTCAAGCATATTGATTTCTCGAAGATCGTGACATATGAATCACAAGATGATACGCAAGGCGCGAAAGAGCTTGCATGTGTCTCGGGAGTATGCGAAGTAGATATGGCTCCGGAAGCAAGCGAGATTGCGAAGAAATAG
- a CDS encoding DUF2188 domain-containing protein: MATKQPKQVWVSPLDGDWKVKSAGADRAAAIVNTKAEAVELAREIAINKKAELIVQNADGEIGWRNSYGHDSFPPRG, from the coding sequence ATGGCCACGAAACAACCTAAGCAGGTTTGGGTAAGTCCGCTCGATGGAGATTGGAAAGTAAAAAGCGCCGGAGCTGACCGAGCTGCCGCAATCGTGAATACGAAAGCGGAAGCTGTTGAGCTAGCACGTGAAATTGCGATCAATAAGAAAGCAGAACTTATTGTTCAAAATGCAGATGGTGAAATTGGTTGGAGGAACTCATATGGTCACGATTCCTTCCCTCCTCGGGGATAG
- a CDS encoding DUF305 domain-containing protein — MHQSQYKKLVPMVILSFIAMYFLMFAMVNSMSNIFIGVNQFYMAGLMTAPMIIIELLVMSGMYMNKKLNVIIIALSIVFGLSFFMLIRNQTAIGDGEFLKSMIPHHAGAILMCEKAKLQDAEIKKLCNGIISGQQNEIDFMKNKLNQ; from the coding sequence ATGCACCAATCACAATACAAAAAACTCGTTCCAATGGTCATTCTTTCCTTTATTGCGATGTATTTCCTTATGTTCGCTATGGTTAACTCTATGAGCAACATCTTCATAGGAGTAAACCAGTTCTATATGGCTGGTCTTATGACTGCTCCGATGATAATCATTGAGCTTTTAGTAATGAGCGGAATGTATATGAATAAAAAGCTTAATGTAATTATCATAGCTTTGAGCATAGTATTTGGATTGAGTTTCTTTATGTTGATACGAAATCAAACTGCTATTGGAGATGGGGAGTTCTTGAAATCAATGATACCTCATCACGCTGGAGCTATTCTTATGTGTGAGAAAGCAAAGTTGCAAGATGCTGAAATAAAAAAGCTTTGTAATGGTATTATTTCAGGACAGCAAAATGAGATAGACTTTATGAAAAATAAACTTAACCAATAA
- a CDS encoding M3 family metallopeptidase: MNVKPYTKKDFAWTQWTAGDIKKLVPKILEHKKQRYSEIKKILKDKRTFENTIYAIEASNYEINPLLYQIELLMNVSADKTTRETAKNTLDILRKKLIDIEYDEKLYQAVKEYTKKKEKLAGEDKKLLKDMVLGYRRMGFELSRVKRKIFQNNIKKLTSFSRQFQKNINDYHDHIVISPKETRGLPESYLARLTRDKKGNYLVTLQYPDLGPFMENAENAEKRRELADKNSQKGGEKNLVLASKILALRKKNAAILGYKNHAEYKIEDKMAQHPSRVYSFLNQLMPRLAPLIKKEVEELTNLKRKLTGKKNAVLMYYDLAYYANQLKKKKFSIDDEELRQYFPFWKVRQGIFKIYQNLLGVKFEQVHGYPLWHKDAELYVVKTPQGAVISYFLLDLYPREGKYTHACASEVVDGRLASFKDTSKYIPPVVCMIANFTKPVKAAPSLLSHAEVETFFHEFGHIMHYALTQASYGSQSGFHAAWDFVEAPSQMLENWTWEEQALKLLSLHYKTKKPLPPSIIKNLLQTKKFMIGNDSLRQLVLALFDMEIHTKGNVSSLTQTYRTLVNQWVGISPSPKSLFPASFGHFAGGYDAGYYGYMWSRVYAADMFTRFKKEGILNSRTGRDYRTWILEKGGSREEIDLVKGFLGRKPNNKAFLKEIGL, translated from the coding sequence ATGAACGTAAAACCATACACAAAAAAAGATTTTGCATGGACGCAGTGGACAGCAGGAGATATTAAAAAACTCGTTCCAAAAATCCTCGAACACAAAAAACAGCGCTATTCTGAAATAAAAAAGATTCTAAAAGATAAACGAACATTTGAGAATACAATCTATGCTATCGAAGCATCAAACTATGAGATCAATCCCTTATTGTATCAAATAGAGCTTTTAATGAATGTAAGTGCCGACAAAACCACCCGTGAGACGGCAAAAAATACCCTTGATATACTTCGGAAAAAACTTATTGATATTGAATATGATGAAAAATTGTATCAGGCGGTAAAAGAATATACGAAGAAAAAAGAGAAACTTGCCGGTGAAGACAAGAAACTTCTCAAAGATATGGTTCTTGGGTATCGTCGCATGGGATTCGAACTGTCTCGGGTTAAGCGAAAAATATTTCAGAATAATATTAAAAAACTTACATCGTTCTCCCGCCAGTTTCAAAAAAATATAAACGATTATCATGATCATATTGTGATTTCTCCAAAAGAGACACGGGGGCTTCCTGAAAGCTATCTTGCGCGTCTCACTCGTGACAAAAAGGGGAATTATCTCGTTACCCTTCAATATCCCGATCTCGGTCCTTTTATGGAAAATGCCGAGAACGCGGAAAAACGTCGCGAGCTTGCGGATAAAAATTCTCAGAAAGGGGGAGAAAAAAACTTAGTGCTTGCCAGTAAAATTCTTGCTCTCCGAAAAAAGAATGCGGCAATCTTGGGTTACAAAAACCATGCTGAGTATAAAATAGAGGATAAGATGGCGCAACACCCTTCTCGCGTGTACTCTTTTCTCAATCAGTTGATGCCAAGGCTTGCCCCACTTATCAAAAAAGAAGTTGAGGAACTCACTAATCTCAAGCGGAAGCTTACGGGCAAGAAAAATGCGGTACTTATGTATTATGATCTTGCTTATTATGCAAATCAGTTGAAAAAGAAAAAATTTTCAATAGACGACGAAGAACTAAGGCAATATTTTCCGTTTTGGAAAGTGAGACAAGGAATTTTTAAGATATACCAAAATCTTTTAGGGGTAAAATTTGAACAAGTGCACGGGTATCCACTGTGGCATAAAGATGCGGAGCTCTATGTGGTGAAAACTCCCCAGGGAGCCGTTATTTCATATTTTTTACTTGATCTCTATCCTCGGGAAGGGAAATATACCCATGCGTGTGCAAGCGAGGTTGTCGATGGACGGCTGGCTTCATTTAAAGACACAAGTAAATATATTCCTCCTGTTGTATGCATGATTGCAAATTTTACAAAGCCTGTGAAGGCTGCCCCGAGTCTTTTGAGTCATGCGGAAGTTGAAACATTTTTTCATGAATTCGGGCATATTATGCACTATGCGCTCACACAGGCTTCTTATGGTTCGCAGTCCGGGTTTCATGCCGCATGGGATTTTGTGGAAGCTCCTTCGCAGATGCTCGAGAATTGGACATGGGAAGAACAAGCACTCAAGTTACTCTCGCTTCATTATAAGACGAAAAAACCGCTTCCACCTTCCATTATCAAAAATCTTCTTCAGACGAAAAAATTCATGATTGGAAATGATTCTTTACGCCAACTCGTGCTCGCGCTCTTTGATATGGAGATTCATACGAAAGGAAACGTATCATCTCTCACTCAAACATATCGTACTCTGGTGAATCAGTGGGTCGGAATATCTCCATCGCCTAAAAGTTTATTTCCCGCCTCTTTTGGACATTTTGCCGGGGGTTACGATGCCGGCTATTATGGATACATGTGGTCCAGAGTGTATGCGGCGGATATGTTCACACGATTCAAAAAAGAGGGTATTCTTAATTCACGCACGGGACGCGATTATCGCACATGGATTCTTGAGAAAGGCGGAAGCAGGGAAGAGATTGATCTGGTGAAAGGTTTTCTCGGACGCAAGCCGAACAACAAAGCATTTTTGAAAGAGATCGGATTGTAA
- a CDS encoding zinc ribbon domain-containing protein: MNCTNCNNPVPEDAKFCMRCGKEQVKPQVKIDEPQKEQKSFKLDMSKDANRRGLMGVAFLILLKVLGPLVGSYLLAGIILGVLFAVIDYSSRK, encoded by the coding sequence ATGAATTGCACAAATTGTAATAACCCAGTTCCAGAGGATGCAAAATTTTGTATGAGATGTGGCAAAGAACAGGTTAAGCCACAAGTAAAAATTGATGAACCCCAAAAGGAGCAAAAGAGCTTTAAGCTCGATATGTCCAAAGATGCAAACAGGAGAGGTCTGATGGGTGTTGCCTTTTTGATTTTATTAAAAGTGTTAGGACCTTTGGTCGGATCATATCTATTGGCCGGTATAATTTTGGGAGTACTATTCGCAGTAATAGATTACTCATCAAGAAAATAA
- a CDS encoding DUF192 domain-containing protein — MVNVLSGKNKKTLFFAVFIPLVLTMFGVYGNNVLNQNNNYKQNIDPKKNQQNHVLKVGNINIYVDIADTPLLRESGLSGRNTLLDNQGMYFVFDRSGIYSFWMKEMNFPIDIIWIGEHMSVVDITESVLPSSFPQTFTSRVPARYVLEVQAGFAERHRVNIGDQVLLDP; from the coding sequence ATGGTGAATGTCTTAAGCGGGAAAAACAAAAAGACATTATTTTTTGCAGTTTTTATTCCCCTTGTCCTTACTATGTTCGGTGTTTATGGGAATAATGTCCTTAATCAAAACAATAATTACAAACAGAATATTGACCCAAAGAAAAATCAACAAAACCATGTCCTTAAGGTTGGCAATATAAATATTTATGTTGATATCGCTGACACCCCACTGCTTCGAGAGAGCGGTCTTTCCGGCAGAAATACACTTCTCGATAACCAGGGGATGTATTTTGTCTTCGATCGCTCGGGGATATATTCATTTTGGATGAAAGAAATGAATTTTCCCATTGATATCATCTGGATCGGTGAACATATGAGCGTTGTGGATATCACCGAGAGTGTTTTGCCGTCTTCATTCCCTCAAACATTCACTTCAAGGGTGCCTGCTCGCTATGTTCTCGAGGTGCAAGCGGGGTTTGCAGAGCGACATAGGGTCAACATAGGGGATCAAGTCCTACTCGACCCTTGA
- a CDS encoding fused MFS/spermidine synthase, producing MERLKNFIIHKKLLLVVFVTGAAVLVIEVSATRILATYFGNTLYSFSSILSIVLGALSLGYYYGGRMADKNPSRRNFYLIILYSGVSVLLLYVLSLLILPILGFLLSPMFGPLIASLLLFFIPSLLLGMLSPFAIKLQSEHAPSGTIGTISGEVFFWSTLGSIGGSLISGFFLIPSFGVDVIMVGLALTLVIVGVLGVGVGLPAPHMSRQAGLPVRHRTQTGGISKNTAQNIGFLVISALVVSFMWWQGLQKIFLFVGDGIYEKLYVYDGVYEGKPTRFFTQDTTASGAMNLKDGGLAYEYTKYYDAYRVFNPDIKHTLVIGGGIYSIPKQLLADISDVRVDVAEIEPSLYGLAKKYFGLKDDPRLSNYIVDGRRFLHDSTNVYDFIFTDAYKSLYSMPVHLTTKEFFETANKKLASGGVFMANIIGSLSPETPSFTLSEMRTFRSVFPNSYFFATKSPQSTEPQNLIFIGFKSDKTPNFNSSEVLHDRNPLVRSLDEKLIDLSAFDFSQYTMFTDNYAPVEYYGARFLADVVRSKNK from the coding sequence ATGGAACGTTTAAAGAACTTCATAATTCATAAAAAACTCCTTCTCGTCGTCTTTGTTACCGGCGCGGCGGTGCTGGTTATTGAAGTTTCCGCCACGCGGATTCTTGCGACATATTTTGGAAATACACTGTATTCGTTCTCAAGTATCTTGAGTATTGTCTTGGGAGCGCTTAGTCTCGGGTATTACTATGGCGGACGAATGGCTGACAAAAATCCCTCCCGTCGGAATTTTTATCTCATTATTCTCTATTCTGGAGTTTCCGTCCTACTTCTGTATGTGTTATCGCTTTTAATTCTTCCCATACTCGGTTTCTTGCTTTCTCCCATGTTTGGTCCGCTTATAGCATCACTCCTCCTATTTTTCATCCCCTCGCTCCTTTTGGGAATGCTTTCACCATTCGCAATCAAACTTCAAAGCGAACATGCTCCTTCCGGAACAATTGGAACCATATCCGGTGAAGTGTTCTTTTGGTCAACATTGGGAAGTATTGGCGGGAGTCTCATATCGGGTTTTTTCTTGATTCCCAGTTTCGGGGTTGATGTGATCATGGTGGGACTCGCGCTCACGCTTGTTATTGTGGGGGTTCTTGGCGTTGGGGTCGGCCTGCCTGCGCCGCATATGTCGCGGCAGGCAGGCCTGCCTGTGCGTCACCGCACGCAGACAGGCGGAATTTCAAAAAATACTGCTCAAAATATAGGTTTCTTGGTTATTTCCGCACTTGTAGTTTCTTTTATGTGGTGGCAAGGGCTTCAAAAGATTTTTCTTTTTGTAGGCGACGGGATATATGAAAAACTATATGTCTACGATGGCGTATACGAAGGAAAGCCAACACGATTTTTTACGCAAGATACAACCGCTTCCGGCGCCATGAACCTAAAAGATGGCGGACTCGCGTATGAATATACAAAATACTATGACGCTTATAGGGTTTTTAATCCCGACATTAAACATACTCTGGTGATCGGCGGGGGAATTTATTCGATCCCAAAACAGTTGCTTGCCGATATTTCTGATGTTCGAGTGGACGTTGCGGAGATTGAGCCAAGTTTATACGGTCTTGCAAAGAAATATTTCGGGCTTAAGGATGACCCAAGACTTTCTAATTATATTGTCGACGGACGGCGATTTCTGCATGATTCCACCAATGTGTATGATTTTATATTTACCGATGCATACAAGTCACTCTATTCAATGCCGGTGCACCTTACGACAAAGGAATTTTTTGAAACCGCAAACAAAAAACTTGCGTCAGGAGGAGTATTTATGGCAAATATTATTGGCAGTTTATCTCCCGAAACTCCCTCGTTTACACTTTCGGAAATGAGAACATTCCGAAGCGTATTTCCCAACAGTTACTTTTTTGCAACTAAATCACCCCAAAGCACAGAACCCCAGAATCTTATCTTTATTGGTTTTAAAAGCGATAAAACACCAAACTTTAATTCCTCGGAAGTCTTACATGACAGAAATCCCCTTGTTCGTTCTCTTGACGAGAAATTAATCGATCTTAGTGCGTTTGATTTCTCTCAATATACGATGTTTACCGATAACTACGCCCCTGTGGAATATTATGGAGCGCGTTTTCTTGCGGATGTTGTTCGGAGTAAAAATAAATAG
- a CDS encoding HigA family addiction module antitoxin, which yields MTTNDFNPNIAIHPGNTLKELLDKVNMTQTDLAGRTDLTPKTINEIIQGKNPITPETALKLSAVFGMSPVFWNNLERNYRETLARIERDKKLENELPFLQKFDCYKELARWKYVPQSKDPKEKVLNLLNFFGVSSLDFVQKTHDVAFRQSKQSNLSHECLAAWLRCGEIEGNKIQTKSFDKDKLTNSIENLRALTTKDVTGIEKGIQEICSESGVAVAFVPYFSNTFVDGATRWLSADKALIQVSLRGAHIDRFWFTFFHEIGHLLKHGKKEQFIEFEKRENSELKDKEKEADEFARKTLISDAKFNEFKSGGRVSADDRITNFAKEINVSPAIVAGRVAHELHEMGVKDAWKKFSHLRPRVKFVQPA from the coding sequence ATGACTACAAACGATTTCAATCCAAATATAGCAATTCATCCAGGTAATACTCTTAAAGAGTTACTGGATAAAGTAAACATGACCCAGACCGATCTTGCGGGAAGAACGGACCTTACCCCAAAAACAATCAATGAGATTATTCAGGGAAAGAATCCTATCACACCAGAAACAGCATTAAAGCTTTCTGCAGTATTTGGCATGTCTCCTGTTTTTTGGAATAACCTCGAAAGAAACTATCGAGAAACTCTTGCAAGGATAGAGAGAGATAAAAAACTTGAAAATGAGTTGCCGTTTTTACAGAAATTTGATTGTTATAAAGAATTAGCTAGATGGAAGTATGTGCCTCAATCAAAGGATCCGAAAGAGAAAGTGCTTAATCTTTTGAATTTTTTTGGTGTAAGCTCTCTTGATTTCGTCCAAAAAACTCATGATGTTGCGTTTAGGCAATCTAAACAAAGTAATTTGTCGCATGAATGTCTTGCTGCATGGCTAAGATGTGGTGAGATCGAGGGAAACAAAATACAAACTAAATCTTTTGATAAAGACAAGCTAACCAATTCTATTGAAAATTTAAGGGCATTAACGACAAAAGATGTTACTGGTATTGAAAAAGGTATCCAGGAGATTTGTTCGGAATCCGGTGTTGCTGTAGCTTTTGTGCCTTATTTTTCAAATACTTTTGTTGATGGTGCTACCAGATGGCTTTCAGCAGATAAGGCACTTATACAAGTTAGTTTAAGAGGTGCTCATATTGATCGTTTTTGGTTCACTTTCTTTCATGAAATCGGTCACCTACTTAAGCATGGTAAAAAAGAACAGTTTATAGAATTTGAAAAAAGAGAAAATAGTGAATTAAAAGACAAAGAGAAAGAAGCTGATGAATTTGCGCGTAAAACTTTAATTTCCGATGCCAAGTTTAATGAATTTAAATCTGGTGGTAGGGTTTCAGCTGATGATCGTATAACAAACTTTGCGAAGGAGATTAATGTATCACCGGCTATTGTTGCTGGGAGGGTAGCGCACGAACTACACGAAATGGGGGTAAAAGATGCTTGGAAGAAATTTTCTCATCTAAGACCTCGAGTTAAATTTGTTCAACCAGCTTAA
- a CDS encoding AAA family ATPase, translating into MTQAEALAILKTGAHVFLTGEPGSGKTHTINQYVAYLRSCGIEPAITASTGIAATHIGGFTIHSWSGIGVRRVLTPYDLDHIGQNRNIVRRVGNAKILIIDEISMLSAATLNMVDAVCREIRRNKDPFGGLQVVLVGDFFQLPPVSSREDREDSEKQELFNQDSNGAFVHAKSGTAAPACAVPAAAGRQFAFLSTAWNALNPLVCYLSEQHRQEDAVFLEFLSAVRRATVAEPHRQLLRTRYSPKPKDGITQLYSHNANVDEINGGELEKLSGETKTFDMESRGPEKLVFSLKRGCLSPEKLLIKIGARVIFTKNDITMHRYVNGTLGHIAGFSKKDGFPIVKTNVGKTIVATPAEWRIEDGGRVLARITQMPLRLAWAMTVHKSQGMSLDAAHMDLSAAFEYGQGYVALSRVRTLAGLSLSGLNKRALEVHPEVRSKDAEFREQSRNARQTFAEFPAPKLSTMHANFVRVCGGLPAALRLAQVGKSGMGRKVVAPKKAGSTYEATKVLVLRKLSLKDMAKERKVTVGTIMGHLEKLVAEKKIDPLRDLAHFEQNPVRFEEMKKALEAVFKKEKKILLAPAHELLGKRYSYDELRLARLFMV; encoded by the coding sequence ATGACCCAAGCTGAAGCACTCGCAATTTTAAAAACCGGCGCACATGTTTTTTTGACTGGTGAACCCGGAAGCGGGAAGACACATACGATTAATCAGTATGTCGCGTATCTGCGGTCTTGCGGCATAGAACCTGCCATTACCGCCTCAACCGGCATTGCGGCAACTCATATCGGAGGATTCACCATTCATTCATGGAGCGGTATCGGCGTGCGGCGTGTACTCACCCCCTACGATCTTGATCACATCGGACAGAACAGAAATATCGTCAGACGGGTCGGCAACGCGAAGATACTCATTATTGACGAAATATCAATGCTTTCTGCCGCCACGCTTAATATGGTCGATGCAGTTTGTCGCGAGATCCGCCGAAATAAAGATCCCTTTGGCGGACTTCAAGTCGTTTTAGTCGGCGATTTCTTTCAACTCCCACCAGTCTCATCACGCGAAGATCGAGAGGATTCTGAAAAACAAGAGTTGTTTAATCAAGATTCCAATGGCGCATTTGTCCACGCCAAATCTGGAACAGCCGCGCCTGCCTGCGCCGTGCCCGCCGCAGCAGGCAGGCAATTCGCATTTCTTTCCACCGCATGGAACGCGCTCAACCCGCTCGTATGTTATCTCTCCGAACAACATCGTCAGGAAGATGCCGTGTTTTTGGAATTTCTCTCGGCGGTGCGGCGTGCGACGGTTGCAGAACCGCATCGTCAACTTTTGCGCACGCGCTACTCCCCGAAACCGAAAGATGGCATCACGCAACTCTACAGCCATAATGCGAATGTCGACGAGATCAATGGCGGAGAACTGGAGAAGTTGTCCGGCGAAACAAAAACATTTGACATGGAGAGCCGCGGTCCGGAAAAGCTCGTTTTCTCTCTTAAGCGCGGATGTCTTTCTCCGGAAAAATTGTTAATTAAAATTGGCGCGCGCGTTATCTTCACGAAGAACGATATCACGATGCATCGGTATGTGAACGGCACGCTTGGGCATATCGCTGGATTCTCAAAGAAAGACGGATTTCCTATTGTGAAAACGAACGTGGGCAAGACCATTGTTGCCACACCTGCTGAGTGGCGCATCGAGGACGGCGGACGCGTTCTCGCGCGCATCACTCAAATGCCGCTCCGTCTCGCATGGGCGATGACCGTGCACAAAAGTCAGGGCATGTCGCTTGATGCCGCCCACATGGATCTCTCTGCTGCGTTCGAATATGGGCAAGGATATGTTGCGCTCTCTCGCGTGCGTACACTCGCAGGGCTCTCACTTTCTGGTTTAAATAAGCGCGCGCTTGAAGTGCACCCGGAAGTTCGATCAAAAGACGCTGAATTTCGAGAACAATCACGCAATGCACGGCAAACATTCGCAGAGTTTCCCGCCCCAAAACTCTCGACTATGCATGCAAATTTTGTTCGTGTATGCGGGGGCCTGCCTGCCGCGCTACGCCTGGCGCAGGTAGGAAAATCGGGAATGGGACGGAAAGTTGTGGCTCCAAAAAAGGCGGGTTCGACATATGAAGCGACGAAAGTGCTTGTTTTGCGCAAGTTGTCTCTCAAGGATATGGCGAAGGAAAGAAAGGTGACAGTGGGCACCATCATGGGTCATCTGGAGAAACTTGTTGCCGAGAAGAAAATTGACCCGCTCCGCGATCTCGCGCATTTTGAGCAAAACCCAGTTCGCTTTGAGGAAATGAAAAAAGCGCTTGAAGCGGTATTTAAAAAAGAGAAAAAAATCCTGCTTGCTCCCGCCCATGAACTTCTCGGCAAACGTTACAGCTATGACGAACTGCGTCTCGCGCGGTTGTTTATGGTATAG